The Devosia sp. MC521 genome has a segment encoding these proteins:
- a CDS encoding DUF1134 domain-containing protein codes for MFKRLTQLAAFLAAVALSPAPTYAQGSLSDTYSGQELVESGQQFFGSAAQGLASVVEKAVSQFGLPNGYVLGEEAGGALFLGAKYGEGVVHTRNAGQFQIYWQGPSIGFDIGGDGSKVMMLVYNLNNVQEILGRYPGVDGSAYVFGGFGMTVTKRDNVVIVPIRSGVGARLGINVGYLNFTAQPTWNPF; via the coding sequence ATGTTCAAGCGCCTAACCCAGCTGGCAGCGTTTTTAGCCGCAGTGGCGCTGTCCCCCGCTCCCACTTATGCACAGGGTTCTCTCAGCGATACTTACTCTGGTCAGGAACTTGTCGAGAGCGGACAGCAATTCTTTGGCAGTGCCGCCCAGGGCCTCGCCTCGGTTGTTGAGAAGGCAGTGAGCCAGTTTGGCCTGCCAAATGGCTACGTTCTCGGCGAGGAAGCTGGCGGCGCACTGTTCCTCGGCGCTAAATATGGTGAGGGTGTCGTTCACACCCGCAATGCCGGTCAGTTCCAGATCTATTGGCAGGGTCCAAGCATCGGCTTCGACATTGGCGGCGATGGCTCCAAGGTCATGATGCTGGTCTATAACCTCAATAATGTTCAGGAAATTCTTGGACGTTATCCGGGCGTCGATGGCTCCGCCTATGTGTTTGGCGGCTTCGGCATGACTGTCACCAAGCGCGACAATGTTGTGATCGTTCCAATCCGCTCCGGTGTCGGTGCGCGCCTTGGAATTAACGTTGGCTATCTCAACTTCACAGCCCAACCCACCTGGAATCCCTTCTAG
- a CDS encoding RluA family pseudouridine synthase → MADDTDFEVEGEPVEISIDETLAGGRLDAVLAKEHDVLSRSRIKELILGGAVSIDGKPVSQPNYRLKAGETIVLQAPPPEDPEPQGENIPLEILYEDNHLIVINKPVGMVVHPAPGSPNGTLVNALIYHCGDSLKGIGGVKRPGIVHRLDKDTSGVMVAAKTEKAHKHLSAQFADHGRTGPLHRAYIAFAWGTTQSGLGTVDAPLGRDPGNRLKQAVLKSGREAITHYAVEARYGGEGWDVTRIQCQLETGRTHQIRVHMTHIGHPLVADQLYAPGYATKVNRLPEELADIVRTLGRQALHAAELGFEHPATGEEMMFDAELPDDLAELEEALQVYDKALAR, encoded by the coding sequence ATGGCTGACGATACCGATTTCGAGGTTGAGGGCGAGCCCGTAGAAATTTCTATAGACGAAACACTTGCCGGTGGTCGCCTCGACGCTGTTCTGGCCAAGGAACATGACGTCCTTAGCCGTAGCCGCATCAAAGAACTCATTCTCGGCGGCGCTGTTTCTATCGACGGCAAGCCCGTAAGCCAACCCAATTATCGGCTAAAGGCCGGTGAAACTATTGTGCTTCAGGCCCCGCCTCCGGAAGATCCAGAGCCACAGGGCGAAAATATCCCGCTCGAAATCCTGTATGAGGACAATCACCTCATCGTCATTAACAAGCCAGTTGGCATGGTTGTGCACCCAGCGCCCGGCTCGCCGAACGGAACGCTTGTCAACGCGCTGATCTACCATTGCGGAGACAGTCTCAAAGGCATTGGCGGCGTCAAACGGCCCGGCATTGTCCACCGTCTGGACAAAGACACGTCCGGCGTCATGGTCGCCGCAAAAACCGAGAAGGCGCACAAGCACCTTTCCGCTCAGTTTGCGGACCATGGGCGCACCGGTCCCCTGCACCGTGCCTATATCGCCTTCGCTTGGGGCACCACCCAATCAGGTCTGGGCACCGTCGATGCTCCATTGGGCCGCGATCCGGGCAATCGACTGAAACAGGCGGTGTTGAAGAGCGGGCGCGAAGCGATCACCCATTACGCTGTGGAAGCGCGCTATGGCGGCGAGGGCTGGGATGTGACACGCATTCAGTGTCAGCTTGAAACGGGCCGCACCCATCAGATCCGTGTGCACATGACCCACATCGGCCATCCCCTCGTGGCCGATCAGCTTTACGCGCCCGGCTACGCGACCAAAGTCAATCGTTTGCCCGAAGAGTTGGCAGATATCGTCCGCACTTTAGGTCGACAGGCGCTTCACGCGGCCGAGTTGGGCTTTGAACATCCCGCCACTGGCGAGGAAATGATGTTCGATGCCGAACTCCCTGATGATTTGGCTGAACTGGAAGAAGCGCTGCAAGTCTATGACAAGGCGCTAGCGCGATAG
- the rpoH gene encoding RNA polymerase sigma factor RpoH: MAQTNLPVLSSEGGLSRYLQEIRKFPMLEPDEEYMLAKRYKEHTDPAAAQKLITSHLRLVAKIAMGYRGYGLPISEVISEGNVGLMHAVKRFEPEKGFRLATYAMWWIRAAIQEYVLRSWSLVKIGTTAAQKRLFFNLRKVKGQIAALEDGALHPDQIKQIATTLKVTEADVVQMNARLSGDASLNSPMRADEGSSEWQDWLVDDTPDQETTLGETEEYTERMGYLNQAMEVLNDRERAIFQARRLKESPSTLEELAQQYDVSRERIRQIEVRAFEKVQEAVQQAARTQ, translated from the coding sequence ATGGCCCAGACCAATTTGCCTGTGCTCTCGTCTGAGGGAGGCTTGAGCCGTTATCTTCAAGAAATTCGGAAGTTCCCAATGTTGGAACCCGATGAAGAATACATGCTCGCCAAACGCTATAAAGAACACACAGATCCTGCCGCGGCGCAAAAGCTGATCACCAGCCATTTGCGCCTCGTCGCCAAAATTGCCATGGGTTACCGCGGCTACGGCTTGCCAATTTCGGAAGTAATTTCAGAGGGCAATGTCGGTCTTATGCATGCGGTTAAGCGTTTTGAGCCCGAAAAAGGGTTCCGCTTGGCCACCTATGCCATGTGGTGGATCAGAGCTGCGATCCAAGAATATGTCCTGCGCTCTTGGAGCTTGGTCAAAATCGGTACGACCGCTGCGCAAAAGCGCTTGTTCTTCAACCTTCGCAAGGTGAAGGGGCAAATTGCGGCGCTCGAGGATGGCGCGCTCCACCCTGATCAGATCAAGCAAATCGCGACAACGCTCAAGGTCACCGAAGCCGATGTGGTCCAGATGAACGCTCGCCTTTCCGGTGACGCGTCGCTGAACTCGCCCATGCGCGCTGACGAAGGTTCTTCAGAGTGGCAGGACTGGCTTGTCGATGACACGCCAGATCAGGAAACCACGCTTGGCGAGACCGAGGAATACACCGAACGCATGGGCTATTTGAACCAGGCGATGGAAGTCCTTAACGATCGCGAACGTGCCATCTTCCAGGCCCGCCGCCTCAAGGAAAGTCCCTCAACGCTTGAGGAATTGGCCCAGCAATATGACGTGAGCCGCGAGCGTATTCGCCAGATCGAAGTGCGTGCATTTGAAAAAGTGCAAGAAGCAGTTCAACAGGCTGCTCGAACTCAATAA
- the ftsH gene encoding ATP-dependent zinc metalloprotease FtsH, whose protein sequence is MNGNFRNFAIWLVVLFMLMGLFQVFQSTSRTSNVGEKSYSQFVSDVDAGRVTNVTITNNVVSGVLNDGTRFETIIPQGADLVTRLEERNVGITARAPESSPFWSILLSSWLPFIVIIGVWFFFIRQMQGGGRGGAMGFGKSRAKLLTETQGKITFEDVAGVDEAKQDLEEIVEFLRDPGKFQRLGGRIPRGVLLVGPPGTGKTLLARSVAGEANVPFFTISGSDFVEMFVGVGASRVRDMFEQAKKNAPCIIFIDEIDAVGRQRGAGLGGGNDEREQTLNQLLVEMDGFEANEGIILIAATNRPDVLDPALLRPGRFDRQVVVPNPDVSGREKVLKVHVRKVPLAPDVDLKVLARGTPGFSGADLMNLVNEAALMAARKNKRFVTHQEFEDAKDKIMMGAERRTMAMTDDEKKLTAYHEAGHAIIALKVAGIDPIHKATIIPRGRALGMVMTLPENDTYSFSREKALARLTMLFGGREAEIIKFGPEKVTSGASGDIQMATSLARSMVMEWGMSERLGRVRYKSNDQEVFLGHSVTQSTNMSDETAKLIDQEVRKLIEDGEASARDILTTYHDQWEAIAQALLEFETLTGDELRALMDGKQPVRPDDGPSAPKASGVPAAGKGAKKHNDGGEEPGMEPQPES, encoded by the coding sequence ATGAACGGAAATTTCCGCAACTTTGCCATCTGGCTGGTCGTACTCTTCATGTTGATGGGCCTATTTCAGGTCTTTCAATCGACATCGCGGACCTCGAACGTCGGCGAAAAGAGCTACAGCCAGTTCGTCTCGGATGTTGATGCGGGCCGTGTCACAAATGTGACCATCACAAATAACGTCGTTTCCGGCGTTTTGAATGATGGCACGCGCTTTGAGACGATCATTCCTCAGGGCGCAGACCTCGTGACGCGCCTCGAAGAACGCAATGTCGGCATCACTGCTCGCGCCCCTGAATCGAGCCCATTCTGGTCCATCCTCCTGTCCAGCTGGCTGCCGTTCATCGTCATCATTGGCGTGTGGTTCTTCTTTATTCGCCAGATGCAGGGCGGCGGTCGTGGCGGCGCGATGGGCTTTGGTAAGTCGCGCGCCAAGCTCTTGACCGAAACCCAGGGCAAGATCACCTTCGAAGACGTCGCTGGCGTTGATGAAGCCAAGCAGGACCTCGAAGAAATCGTCGAATTCCTGCGCGATCCAGGCAAGTTCCAGCGTCTGGGCGGTCGTATACCGCGCGGCGTACTGCTTGTCGGCCCTCCAGGTACTGGTAAGACTCTGCTCGCCCGTTCGGTGGCAGGTGAAGCCAATGTGCCGTTCTTCACCATTTCCGGCTCTGACTTCGTTGAAATGTTCGTCGGCGTGGGCGCATCGCGCGTTCGCGACATGTTCGAACAGGCCAAGAAGAATGCGCCGTGCATTATCTTCATCGACGAAATCGACGCCGTCGGTCGCCAGCGTGGCGCTGGTCTTGGCGGCGGTAACGATGAACGCGAACAGACCCTCAACCAGCTCCTCGTCGAGATGGATGGCTTTGAAGCCAATGAAGGCATCATCCTGATCGCAGCGACCAACCGTCCGGACGTTCTCGATCCTGCGCTTCTGCGTCCAGGCCGCTTTGACCGCCAGGTCGTAGTGCCAAATCCAGACGTTTCGGGCCGTGAAAAGGTCCTCAAGGTTCACGTCCGTAAGGTGCCACTGGCTCCTGACGTTGACCTCAAGGTACTCGCGCGCGGTACTCCGGGGTTCTCGGGTGCGGATCTGATGAACCTCGTCAACGAAGCTGCCCTTATGGCCGCTCGTAAGAACAAGCGCTTCGTCACCCATCAGGAATTCGAAGACGCCAAGGACAAGATCATGATGGGCGCAGAGCGCCGCACCATGGCCATGACCGACGACGAAAAGAAGCTGACCGCCTATCACGAAGCTGGCCACGCCATCATCGCTCTCAAGGTTGCTGGTATCGATCCGATCCATAAGGCGACCATCATCCCACGCGGTCGCGCGCTGGGCATGGTGATGACCCTTCCAGAAAACGACACCTATTCCTTCAGCCGTGAAAAGGCGCTTGCGCGTCTGACCATGCTGTTCGGTGGCCGTGAAGCGGAAATCATCAAGTTTGGTCCTGAAAAGGTCACATCGGGCGCATCTGGCGATATTCAGATGGCAACAAGCCTAGCGCGTTCCATGGTTATGGAATGGGGCATGAGCGAACGCCTCGGCCGTGTGCGCTACAAGTCCAATGATCAGGAAGTCTTCCTCGGTCACTCGGTCACCCAGTCGACCAATATGTCGGATGAAACCGCCAAGTTGATCGATCAGGAAGTACGCAAGCTCATCGAAGACGGCGAAGCGTCTGCTCGTGACATTCTCACGACCTATCACGACCAGTGGGAAGCGATTGCACAGGCCCTTCTCGAATTCGAAACCCTCACCGGCGACGAACTCCGTGCCCTGATGGATGGCAAGCAGCCCGTGCGCCCAGATGATGGCCCATCGGCTCCAAAGGCTTCCGGCGTTCCCGCAGCTGGCAAGGGTGCAAAAAAGCACAATGACGGCGGCGAAGAACCAGGCATGGAACCGCAGCCTGAAAGCTAA
- the glmM gene encoding phosphoglucosamine mutase — protein sequence MARKYFGTDGIRGLANGDKLTPELALKVGMAAGTKFVRGDHRNRVVIGKDTRRSGYMIEQALTAGFTAVGMDVYLLGPMPTPAVAMLTRSLRADLGVMISASHNPYDDNGIKLFRPDGYKLSDELEKEIEALIDSDMSRHLAKGRDIGRAHRDEEARTRYIEYAKRTLPRSMDLSGLRIVVDCANGAAYKVAPVALWELGAEVFTIGAEPDGFNINHKVGSTAPDAVAAKVKEVRADIGIALDGDADRVIIIDEKGRVVDGDQFMAVIAESWAKRDMLVGGGIVATIMSNLGLERHLAKLGLKLERTQVGDRYVLETMRSKGYNVGGEQSGHIILSDFTTTGDGLVAALQLLAVLKEEGGSISSICARFEKVPQLLRSVKFKSGKPLENKQVIQAIADGQATLGEGGRVIVRASGTEPVIRVMGEADDASLVETVVSQIETAIKQVA from the coding sequence ATGGCGCGCAAATATTTTGGTACCGACGGCATCCGCGGTTTAGCCAATGGCGACAAGCTCACTCCTGAACTCGCGCTCAAAGTCGGCATGGCCGCGGGCACCAAGTTCGTGCGCGGCGATCACCGCAATCGCGTCGTTATCGGCAAAGACACGCGCCGCTCCGGCTATATGATCGAACAGGCTCTGACCGCGGGCTTTACGGCTGTCGGCATGGACGTCTATTTGCTGGGCCCAATGCCCACACCTGCTGTTGCCATGCTGACCCGATCCCTGCGCGCCGACTTGGGCGTGATGATCTCGGCCTCACACAACCCCTATGACGACAACGGCATCAAGCTTTTCCGCCCCGACGGCTACAAGCTCTCCGACGAGCTTGAAAAAGAAATCGAAGCATTGATCGACAGCGACATGTCCCGTCACCTCGCCAAGGGGCGTGACATCGGCCGCGCGCATCGTGACGAAGAAGCGCGCACGCGCTACATCGAATACGCAAAGCGTACCCTGCCCCGCAGCATGGATCTGTCAGGTCTGCGGATCGTCGTCGACTGCGCCAATGGCGCTGCCTACAAGGTCGCCCCGGTCGCCCTTTGGGAGCTGGGTGCAGAAGTTTTCACCATCGGTGCCGAACCCGATGGTTTTAACATCAATCACAAGGTGGGCTCGACCGCGCCAGACGCTGTTGCCGCCAAGGTCAAAGAAGTCCGCGCTGACATCGGCATCGCTCTCGATGGCGACGCCGATCGCGTGATCATCATTGACGAGAAGGGCCGCGTCGTCGATGGCGATCAGTTCATGGCCGTCATCGCTGAAAGCTGGGCAAAGCGCGATATGCTTGTCGGCGGCGGCATTGTGGCCACCATCATGTCCAACCTTGGCCTAGAACGCCACCTAGCCAAGCTCGGCCTCAAGCTTGAACGCACTCAGGTGGGCGATCGGTACGTTCTCGAGACCATGCGCTCCAAGGGCTACAACGTCGGTGGCGAACAGTCCGGGCATATCATCCTGTCCGATTTCACCACGACGGGTGATGGCCTCGTTGCCGCGCTCCAGCTGTTGGCGGTCCTCAAGGAAGAAGGTGGCAGCATTTCCTCGATCTGCGCACGCTTTGAAAAAGTCCCGCAGCTCTTGCGCAGCGTCAAATTCAAGTCCGGCAAGCCGCTCGAAAACAAGCAGGTAATTCAGGCCATTGCAGATGGTCAGGCGACGTTGGGTGAAGGTGGCCGAGTGATCGTTCGCGCCTCCGGCACAGAACCGGTCATTCGCGTTATGGGCGAAGCAGATGACGCCTCACTCGTCGAAACCGTCGTCAGCCAAATTGAGACAGCAATCAAACAAGTCGCCTAA
- a CDS encoding outer membrane beta-barrel protein, giving the protein MMRTLTAALLSAAAFGMAAPANAADIFIPPPSAGIDIPDVDYGYAGSMYLRGSLAGNFLWARNADHYTLPNSRYETNKTGFGFSAGAGVGYETGTGLRMDVTADYLHNDGLGITVPAGHATLAAGDHKLKLRSTLLLANAYYDFGFGDGFGAAGGTFGYVGAGAGVAINRLITEGPGLPDAWGGNTSFAAAGMVGLGYDFGQVVADVGYRAVYINRIENTATTNPYRIDDSWTHEVRGTVRYRFN; this is encoded by the coding sequence ATGATGCGTACCCTAACCGCTGCGCTGCTCTCAGCAGCTGCCTTTGGCATGGCGGCACCAGCCAATGCCGCCGACATTTTTATTCCGCCCCCAAGCGCGGGCATCGACATCCCGGATGTTGACTACGGCTATGCTGGCTCGATGTATTTGCGCGGCAGCTTAGCCGGCAATTTCCTTTGGGCGCGCAATGCCGATCACTACACCCTGCCTAACAGTCGCTATGAAACGAACAAAACCGGGTTTGGTTTCTCGGCAGGCGCCGGTGTGGGTTACGAAACCGGCACAGGCCTGCGCATGGACGTCACGGCCGATTACCTGCATAACGACGGCTTGGGCATCACTGTCCCAGCGGGTCATGCAACCCTTGCCGCGGGCGACCACAAGCTGAAGCTGCGTTCGACGCTTCTGCTTGCCAACGCCTATTACGACTTTGGCTTCGGCGATGGCTTTGGCGCGGCTGGCGGCACGTTCGGTTATGTTGGTGCCGGTGCCGGTGTGGCGATCAACCGCCTGATCACCGAAGGTCCAGGTCTCCCCGACGCCTGGGGTGGCAACACCAGCTTTGCCGCAGCAGGCATGGTCGGCCTTGGCTATGACTTCGGCCAGGTGGTCGCAGACGTTGGTTACCGCGCGGTCTACATCAACCGCATTGAAAACACAGCGACGACCAATCCCTATCGCATAGACGACAGCTGGACCCATGAGGTTCGCGGAACTGTTCGTTATCGTTTCAACTAA
- a CDS encoding sorbosone dehydrogenase family protein, whose protein sequence is MIKQAFAQVVAVIGATAISLRHRNDNLTTRSFGLNPAIPTAKAQGTVPTLKMPTGKGWIGDHKPTAAAGLKVNAFATGLDHPRNMLVLPNGDVLVAESMGEAGKPSNIFDWAMHVTMERAKASGSSANRVTLLRDADGDGVAEERHVLVDNVRQPYGLVYLDGTLYVGASDKVLAFPYELGQTKITGAGKVLMTMKAGGHWTRNLIASADGKKLYVAVGSLSNIADAGMEVEEDRAAIHELDLVTGQSRIFGAGLRNPVGMAWEPQTNQLWTVVNERDGLGDETPPDYLTSVVDGGFYGWPYCYWDRVVDERVPQNADLVARALQPDYALGGHTASLGLCWLPEGTLPGYTQGMAIGQHGSWNRSKLSGYKLTFVAFENGKPVGMPRDILTDFLSADEKYSYGRPVGVALAADGAVLMADDVGDVIWRVTGA, encoded by the coding sequence ATGATCAAGCAAGCCTTTGCCCAAGTCGTTGCCGTTATCGGCGCAACCGCGATTTCGCTGCGTCACCGTAACGACAATCTGACCACACGTTCGTTCGGCCTCAATCCCGCTATCCCAACCGCAAAGGCGCAGGGCACTGTGCCGACGCTCAAAATGCCGACCGGCAAAGGCTGGATTGGGGACCATAAGCCGACTGCAGCTGCTGGGCTGAAGGTCAATGCGTTTGCAACTGGTCTTGATCACCCGCGCAACATGCTGGTGCTGCCCAATGGCGACGTTCTGGTCGCAGAATCCATGGGTGAGGCTGGTAAGCCGTCCAACATTTTTGACTGGGCAATGCATGTAACCATGGAGCGCGCTAAGGCCTCTGGTTCAAGCGCCAACCGTGTGACGCTGTTGCGTGATGCTGATGGCGACGGCGTTGCTGAAGAGCGCCATGTGCTCGTTGACAATGTCCGCCAGCCCTATGGCTTGGTTTATCTCGATGGCACGCTGTACGTTGGTGCCAGTGACAAGGTTTTGGCCTTCCCCTATGAGCTTGGACAGACCAAGATAACTGGTGCTGGCAAGGTTTTGATGACGATGAAGGCGGGCGGTCACTGGACCCGCAATCTCATCGCCAGCGCTGATGGCAAGAAGCTCTATGTCGCTGTCGGTTCGCTCAGCAATATTGCCGACGCCGGCATGGAAGTTGAAGAAGACCGCGCGGCGATCCACGAGCTGGATCTTGTCACAGGTCAATCCCGTATTTTTGGTGCCGGTCTGCGCAATCCAGTTGGCATGGCTTGGGAGCCGCAGACCAATCAGCTTTGGACTGTGGTCAACGAACGTGACGGTCTGGGCGATGAAACGCCACCGGACTATCTGACCTCGGTGGTTGATGGCGGCTTTTACGGCTGGCCCTATTGCTATTGGGATCGCGTGGTCGATGAGCGCGTGCCGCAGAATGCAGATCTCGTGGCGCGTGCACTGCAGCCTGATTATGCCCTCGGTGGGCATACGGCGTCGCTGGGTCTGTGCTGGTTGCCGGAAGGCACCTTGCCTGGGTATACGCAGGGTATGGCTATCGGCCAGCATGGTTCGTGGAACCGATCCAAGTTGTCTGGCTATAAGCTGACTTTTGTTGCTTTTGAAAACGGTAAGCCTGTCGGCATGCCGCGCGATATTCTCACCGATTTCCTGTCGGCTGATGAGAAGTACTCGTATGGCCGTCCGGTGGGCGTGGCATTGGCTGCTGATGGCGCGGTGCTGATGGCGGATGACGTTGGTGACGTGATCTGGCGCGTAACAGGCGCCTAA
- a CDS encoding YihY/virulence factor BrkB family protein has protein sequence MDAAETTSGAALGRHANAPWHIPLSGWKEIIFRVVSDFLENRILLTAAGVTFFVLLSLVPTLSAVVTLYGLFNDSNSVLNHIQLLSGFMPPSALDLLNDQLTRLISASNDSLGWTFLLSLVIALWSASAGVKALFEAMNVAYKEKERRSFIAVNALGLFFTFAGAIVTVVVLTVVLVMPAVLQFSPAFGLDWAVRLGSYAVMLATLAFMVSAFYRWGPSRRQAKWRWIMPGVLISLILLAATSVGFSWYVTNFPQHNAASGSLGAVIGLMTWIWLSSTIVIVGAVLNASIELQTGRDSTLGPARPLGSRGAYVADTIAGSPAPNIVQLDGSPSA, from the coding sequence ATGGACGCTGCGGAAACAACATCAGGGGCAGCACTGGGCCGTCATGCCAACGCGCCTTGGCACATTCCATTGTCGGGCTGGAAAGAGATTATTTTCCGTGTCGTCAGCGACTTTCTCGAGAACCGCATCTTGCTCACCGCAGCAGGCGTAACCTTCTTCGTGCTGCTTTCGCTCGTTCCCACACTCTCGGCCGTGGTCACGCTTTATGGCCTGTTTAACGACAGCAACAGCGTTCTCAATCACATCCAGTTGCTGTCCGGCTTCATGCCTCCAAGCGCGCTGGACCTTTTGAACGATCAACTCACACGCCTCATTTCCGCATCAAATGACAGCCTAGGTTGGACGTTTTTACTCTCGCTCGTCATCGCCCTGTGGAGCGCCAGCGCGGGGGTAAAAGCCCTCTTTGAAGCGATGAACGTGGCCTACAAAGAGAAAGAACGGCGCTCCTTCATAGCGGTCAACGCGCTGGGGCTGTTTTTCACCTTCGCTGGCGCAATCGTCACCGTCGTCGTGCTCACCGTTGTTCTCGTCATGCCTGCGGTGCTGCAATTTTCTCCAGCATTCGGTCTCGATTGGGCCGTACGGCTCGGCAGTTATGCTGTCATGCTCGCCACGCTCGCCTTTATGGTGTCAGCCTTCTATCGCTGGGGCCCAAGTCGCCGTCAGGCGAAGTGGCGCTGGATCATGCCGGGCGTGCTCATATCGCTGATCCTTCTCGCCGCGACCTCGGTTGGGTTTTCTTGGTACGTTACCAATTTCCCGCAGCACAACGCAGCTTCCGGCTCACTGGGCGCCGTCATCGGCCTCATGACGTGGATTTGGCTCTCGAGCACCATCGTCATTGTCGGCGCAGTCTTGAACGCATCCATTGAGTTACAAACCGGCCGAGACTCGACCCTGGGCCCCGCGCGCCCTCTGGGTTCACGTGGGGCTTATGTTGCCGACACCATTGCGGGCTCCCCAGCACCCAACATCGTGCAATTGGACGGTAGTCCAAGCGCTTAA